The following are encoded in a window of Arthrobacter sp. NicSoilB4 genomic DNA:
- a CDS encoding ribose-phosphate diphosphokinase codes for MSEITARGEKKLVLAAGRAHPELAREIAKELGTELLPLDAYDFANGEIYVRAGESVRGTDAFVIQAHPAPLNNWLMEQLIMIDSLKRASAKRITVVSPFYPYARQDKKGRGREPISARLVADLYKTAGADRIMSVDLHTSQIQGFFDGPVDHLMAIPLLADYIRTRVGADDITVVSPDTGRVRVAEQWAERLGGAPLAFVHKSRDLTVPNQAVSKTVVGQIEGRTCVLIDDMIDTGGTISGAVQVLKNAGAKDVIIAATHAVFSDPAAQRLSESGAREVVVTNTLPIDASKRFPQLTVLSIAPLIARAIREVFDDGSVTSLFDGNA; via the coding sequence ATGAGCGAAATTACGGCACGCGGCGAGAAGAAGCTGGTGCTTGCCGCTGGGCGCGCGCATCCTGAGCTGGCGAGGGAAATCGCCAAGGAACTCGGTACCGAGCTCCTGCCCCTGGATGCCTACGACTTCGCCAACGGCGAGATCTACGTCCGGGCAGGGGAGAGCGTGCGCGGCACCGACGCCTTCGTCATCCAGGCGCACCCCGCCCCGCTGAACAACTGGCTGATGGAACAGCTCATCATGATCGATTCGCTCAAACGGGCCTCGGCCAAGCGCATCACCGTGGTCTCGCCGTTCTACCCGTACGCCCGGCAGGACAAGAAGGGCCGCGGCCGCGAGCCAATCTCCGCGCGCCTCGTCGCGGACCTGTACAAAACCGCCGGCGCGGACCGGATCATGAGCGTTGACCTGCACACCTCGCAGATCCAGGGCTTCTTCGACGGGCCCGTGGACCACCTCATGGCCATCCCGCTGCTCGCGGACTACATCCGCACCCGCGTCGGCGCCGACGACATCACAGTGGTTTCCCCGGACACCGGCCGTGTCCGCGTTGCCGAGCAGTGGGCCGAGCGCCTTGGCGGGGCGCCGCTGGCCTTCGTCCACAAGAGCCGCGACCTCACCGTCCCGAACCAGGCAGTCTCCAAGACCGTCGTGGGCCAGATCGAAGGCCGCACCTGTGTGCTGATCGACGACATGATCGACACCGGCGGAACGATTTCCGGCGCGGTCCAGGTGCTTAAGAACGCCGGCGCCAAGGATGTCATCATCGCGGCAACCCACGCCGTCTTCTCCGATCCTGCGGCCCAGCGCCTCTCAGAGTCCGGCGCCCGCGAAGTGGTGGTCACCAACACCCTGCCGATCGACGCCAGCAAGCGCTTCCCGCAGCTCACCGTACTGTCCATCGCGCCGCTGATCGCCCGCGCCATCCGCGAAGTGTTCGACGACGGCTCGGTCACCAGCCTGTTCGACGGCAACGCGTAG
- a CDS encoding 50S ribosomal protein L25/general stress protein Ctc, which translates to MSEQKLAAEVRTEFGKGFARRARMANLIPAVIYGHGAEPIHITLPAKATTLAVRTANALLTLDINGEQHLALVKDIQRNPIKQIIEHLDLLTVRTGEKVTVDIPVHLSGELAPGNVHNLEMTTVSLEAEATHLPTAIEVSIEGRTAGEHIHASDLVLPKGSTLLADPEALVVNISEAVEIVEEGEETAGEAAPAAEETAAAE; encoded by the coding sequence ATGTCTGAGCAGAAGCTCGCAGCAGAAGTCCGCACCGAATTCGGCAAAGGCTTCGCCCGCCGCGCCCGCATGGCCAACCTGATCCCGGCTGTCATCTACGGCCACGGCGCCGAGCCGATCCACATCACCCTGCCGGCGAAGGCCACCACCCTGGCTGTCCGCACCGCCAACGCCCTGCTGACCCTGGACATCAACGGCGAGCAGCACCTGGCCCTCGTCAAGGACATCCAGCGCAACCCGATCAAGCAGATCATCGAGCACCTCGACCTGCTGACCGTCCGCACCGGCGAGAAGGTCACCGTTGACATCCCCGTCCACCTCAGTGGCGAACTGGCTCCGGGCAATGTCCACAACCTGGAAATGACCACTGTTTCCCTTGAGGCCGAGGCTACCCACCTGCCGACCGCCATCGAGGTCAGCATCGAAGGCCGCACCGCCGGCGAGCACATCCACGCCTCCGACCTGGTCCTCCCGAAGGGCTCCACCCTGCTGGCTGACCCCGAGGCGCTCGTTGTCAACATCTCCGAGGCCGTCGAAATCGTCGAAGAGGGCGAAGAGACCGCTGGGGAAGCGGCCCCCGCTGCCGAGGAAACCGCAGCAGCCGAGTAA
- the pth gene encoding aminoacyl-tRNA hydrolase yields the protein MTDTWLIAGLGNPGAEYAHNRHNIGQMVLDELAARIGSGFKSHKSRAQVLEGRLGIGGPRVVLAKPLSYMNVSGGPVAALAAFYGIEPGHVIAVHDEIDIPFDTVKLKLGGGEGGHNGLRDISKALATKDYLRVRVGVGRPPGRMDTADFVLRDFSGAEKKELPFLIGAAADAVEALVRDGLVAAQQQFHPAKTP from the coding sequence ATGACTGACACCTGGCTGATCGCAGGCCTTGGCAACCCGGGAGCGGAGTACGCCCACAACCGGCACAACATCGGGCAGATGGTCCTCGATGAACTCGCTGCCCGGATCGGGAGCGGCTTCAAGTCCCACAAGTCCCGGGCCCAGGTCCTGGAGGGCCGGCTCGGCATCGGAGGCCCGCGGGTGGTGCTGGCCAAGCCGCTGAGTTACATGAACGTCTCCGGCGGCCCGGTCGCGGCGCTGGCGGCTTTCTACGGCATCGAACCAGGCCACGTCATCGCCGTGCACGACGAGATCGACATTCCCTTTGACACGGTGAAGCTGAAGCTCGGCGGGGGCGAAGGGGGCCATAACGGGCTGCGGGACATCTCCAAAGCCCTCGCCACCAAGGACTACCTGCGGGTCCGGGTCGGCGTCGGCCGTCCGCCGGGCAGGATGGACACCGCAGACTTTGTCCTCAGGGACTTTTCCGGCGCCGAGAAGAAGGAACTGCCGTTCCTGATCGGTGCTGCGGCAGACGCCGTGGAAGCCCTGGTCCGTGACGGCCTCGTGGCGGCCCAGCAGCAGTTCCACCCCGCGAAGACGCCCTAG